In Xiphophorus maculatus strain JP 163 A chromosome 17, X_maculatus-5.0-male, whole genome shotgun sequence, the genomic stretch GGACGGCCGGCCTTCTCGTAAATATTGACCAATCAGTGAACATATGATACATATAAGTGCTGAAAGTGCAGCCTACGTGGcatcatttagatttttgtcaGAGTCGAAGTCAGCTTTAACTATTCAACATGTCTGGACGCGGAAAGACCGGCGGCAAAGCCAGAGCTAAGGCCAAGACCCGCTCATCCCGTGCGGGGCTCCAGTTCCCAGTGGGCCGTGTTCACAGGCTGCTGAGGAAAGGAAACTACGCCGAGCGCGTCGGCGCCGGAGCTCCAGTCTATCTGGCGGCGGTGCTCGAGTATCTGACCGCTGAGATCCTGGAGCTGGCTGGAAACGCTGCCCGCGATAACAAGAAGACCAGGATCATCCCCCGTCACCTGCAGCTGGCCGTCCGCAACGACGAGGAGCTCAACAAGCTGCTTGGTGGAGTCACCATCGCTCAGGGTGGTGTTCTCCCCAACATCCAGGCTGTCCTGCTGCCCAAGAAAACCGAGAAAGCAGCCAAGGCCAAGTAAACCGTTACAGCTTCAAAACTACAAACCCAACGGCTCTTTTAAGAGCCACCCACATCTATCTCAAAAGCAAACTCCTCACTTGTATCTACAGGCCATAACATATGCATATGATTTATGctacaaaattacaaattgtttgttttcaccaaCATTAGAAGGATGCTatgaagtttttcttcttcctttagGTAGTGAGACATGTAGTACTAAATATCTCCTGAAAATTTGAACTATTCCCCAAATATCCTGAAATCAAATGTTGTAAAACACTGAATATACAAGTATaactttctgtattttgtcaaaatttcATAACAATGCTTTGTCTAAAATCC encodes the following:
- the LOC111611820 gene encoding histone H2A — its product is MSGRGKTGGKARAKAKTRSSRAGLQFPVGRVHRLLRKGNYAERVGAGAPVYLAAVLEYLTAEILELAGNAARDNKKTRIIPRHLQLAVRNDEELNKLLGGVTIAQGGVLPNIQAVLLPKKTEKAAKAK